A section of the Acidobacterium capsulatum ATCC 51196 genome encodes:
- a CDS encoding DUF4126 family protein produces the protein MAMMMASTVLLFCFAMGFFTGWRSMSGVALVCWGIHLGWLAVAHTALAFLGNPVSLVVFSLLAVGELIGDKLPQIPNRTDIGPLIARMVFGGLCGWALAMNGHAAVAAGVACGAVGAVVGAFAGFYARRAITRRGVKDFPVALIEDIVAIAGGVWLVSRF, from the coding sequence ATGGCTATGATGATGGCGAGCACGGTGCTGCTGTTTTGTTTTGCGATGGGTTTCTTCACGGGCTGGCGCTCGATGAGTGGTGTGGCGCTGGTGTGCTGGGGGATTCATCTGGGTTGGCTGGCGGTGGCGCATACGGCGCTGGCGTTTCTGGGCAATCCCGTGTCGCTGGTGGTGTTTTCGCTGCTGGCGGTGGGCGAGTTGATTGGCGACAAGCTGCCGCAGATTCCTAACCGGACCGACATCGGGCCGCTGATTGCGCGCATGGTCTTTGGCGGCCTGTGCGGATGGGCGTTGGCGATGAATGGCCATGCGGCCGTGGCGGCGGGTGTGGCCTGCGGCGCTGTGGGCGCGGTGGTGGGCGCGTTCGCGGGCTTTTATGCGCGGCGCGCGATCACGCGGCGGGGCGTGAAGGATTTTCCTGTTGCCCTCATCGAAGACATCGTGGCCATCGCAGGCGGCGTATGGCTCGTTTCGCGCTTCTAA
- a CDS encoding glycosyltransferase family 2 protein: MPKYSIVVPFHNEEENVTALYDRLKAVMEHVGDSFELVLVDDGSRDRTYKLLEEIAAVDSRVLVVKLRRNFGQTSALAAGFDHAQGEFVLAMDGDLQHDPLEIPNFLEKLEEGYDVVSGWRKQRIDNFVLRRFPSRCANWLMAKLSGVDIHDFGTTYKAYRREVIQNIPLYGEMHRFIPALASWYGATICEIPIKNVHRERGKSHYGIGRTFRVFFDLLTIRFLLKYMTRPLHFFGSLGAMSIVLGGAVSVLLAGLKIFTQQHVMDQHGPLFVIAGVAILAGIQLLAIGLLGELQVRHYHTNNHRAPYAVDRLVRLRATEEPNLLHES; encoded by the coding sequence ATGCCCAAGTATTCCATTGTCGTCCCTTTTCATAACGAAGAAGAAAATGTCACCGCCCTGTACGACCGCCTGAAAGCGGTGATGGAACATGTCGGAGACAGTTTTGAACTCGTGCTGGTGGACGATGGCTCGCGCGACCGCACCTACAAGCTGCTGGAAGAGATTGCCGCGGTGGACAGCCGCGTGCTGGTGGTGAAGCTGCGCCGGAACTTTGGGCAGACCTCGGCGCTGGCAGCCGGCTTTGACCATGCGCAGGGTGAGTTTGTGCTGGCCATGGATGGCGATCTGCAGCACGATCCGCTGGAGATTCCGAACTTTCTCGAAAAGCTCGAAGAGGGCTACGACGTGGTGAGCGGATGGCGCAAGCAGCGCATTGATAATTTTGTGCTGCGGCGTTTTCCTTCGCGCTGCGCCAACTGGCTGATGGCCAAGCTGTCGGGCGTGGACATTCACGATTTTGGCACGACGTATAAGGCCTACCGGCGCGAGGTGATTCAGAACATTCCGCTGTATGGCGAGATGCACCGGTTTATTCCGGCGCTGGCCTCGTGGTATGGCGCAACCATCTGCGAGATTCCCATCAAGAATGTGCATCGCGAGCGCGGCAAGTCGCACTATGGCATCGGGCGCACCTTCCGGGTGTTCTTTGATCTGCTGACGATTCGCTTCCTGCTCAAGTACATGACGCGTCCGCTGCACTTTTTCGGCAGCCTGGGGGCCATGAGCATCGTGCTGGGCGGAGCGGTGAGCGTGCTGCTGGCGGGTTTGAAGATCTTTACGCAGCAGCATGTGATGGATCAGCATGGGCCGCTGTTTGTGATTGCGGGCGTGGCGATTCTGGCCGGCATTCAATTGCTGGCGATTGGCCTGCTGGGCGAGTTGCAGGTGCGGCACTACCACACCAACAACCATCGCGCGCCATATGCGGTGGATCGTCTGGTGCGCCTGCGCGCGACCGAGGAGCCGAACCTGCTGCACGAGTCGTAG
- a CDS encoding group III truncated hemoglobin produces the protein MLPHGSLSESAIRRLVDTFYARIREDELLAPIFHSAIGDRWSQHLETLTRFWCSVMLSAGTYKGNPMAAHLKLPRLGLVHLDRWLGLWRVTTSELLPAPAALELQNKAAMMGERILETIAAQQFLDPTR, from the coding sequence ATGCTCCCCCACGGCTCCCTTTCAGAATCCGCGATTCGCCGCCTCGTCGATACCTTTTATGCGCGCATCCGCGAGGACGAACTGCTCGCCCCCATCTTCCACAGCGCCATCGGCGACCGCTGGTCCCAGCATCTTGAGACCCTCACGCGCTTCTGGTGCTCCGTGATGCTCTCTGCCGGAACCTACAAGGGCAACCCCATGGCGGCGCACCTCAAACTGCCCCGCCTGGGCCTCGTGCATCTCGACCGCTGGCTCGGCCTCTGGCGCGTCACCACCAGCGAACTGCTGCCCGCCCCCGCCGCCCTCGAACTGCAGAACAAGGCCGCCATGATGGGCGAACGCATCCTCGAAACCATCGCAGCCCAGCAATTCCTCGACCCCACGCGGTAG
- a CDS encoding threonine aldolase family protein, which yields MSATSASAALSAANGKPSTIIDLRSDTVTVPTPEMWAAMAAAEVGDDVYGEDPTVNRLEARAAATFGREAALFMPTGTMGNQTAIRLHTRPGQEVVCEARAHIVDWEMAMVSAFSGCQLRTVAAQRGVLTWQHIKTALSPKIYYRAQTGLISLENTHNMAGGTVTPLEVLEEIWAGAKDAGLPVHLDGARVFNAAAALGVEVARLTRGFDSVMFCLSKGLSAPVGSLLVGSREFIDRARPVRKMLGGGMRQAGVLAAAGLIALEEMPKRLPEDHANARLLAERIADCKEVELDLEAVETNIVIFTLRGQGDAAALVARLKQRGVAASAVGPHAVRFVSHRNVDRAACEQAAQVAVEEMGKG from the coding sequence ATGTCTGCTACTTCTGCTTCTGCTGCTTTGAGTGCCGCGAACGGCAAGCCTTCCACCATCATTGATTTACGCAGTGATACGGTCACTGTGCCCACGCCGGAGATGTGGGCGGCGATGGCCGCGGCCGAGGTGGGCGATGACGTCTATGGCGAAGACCCCACGGTGAACCGGCTGGAGGCGCGTGCGGCGGCGACTTTTGGCCGCGAGGCGGCGCTCTTTATGCCCACCGGTACGATGGGGAACCAGACGGCGATCCGGCTGCACACGCGGCCCGGGCAGGAAGTGGTCTGCGAGGCGCGCGCCCACATTGTGGATTGGGAGATGGCGATGGTCTCCGCCTTTAGCGGATGCCAGTTGCGCACGGTGGCCGCCCAGCGCGGCGTGCTGACGTGGCAGCATATCAAGACGGCGCTCTCGCCGAAGATTTATTACCGCGCGCAGACCGGGCTGATTTCGCTCGAAAACACGCACAATATGGCCGGCGGAACGGTCACTCCTTTAGAGGTGCTCGAAGAGATCTGGGCCGGGGCGAAGGATGCCGGTCTGCCGGTGCATCTGGATGGGGCGCGCGTCTTCAACGCGGCGGCGGCGCTGGGGGTTGAGGTGGCGCGGCTAACGCGGGGCTTTGATTCGGTGATGTTTTGCCTGTCGAAGGGGTTGAGCGCGCCGGTGGGTTCGCTGCTGGTGGGCAGCCGGGAGTTCATTGACCGTGCACGCCCGGTGCGCAAGATGCTCGGCGGAGGAATGCGGCAGGCGGGTGTGCTGGCGGCAGCAGGGCTGATTGCGCTGGAAGAGATGCCGAAGCGGCTGCCGGAAGACCACGCGAACGCCCGGCTGCTGGCCGAGCGCATTGCGGATTGCAAAGAGGTCGAGCTGGACCTTGAGGCCGTCGAGACGAACATCGTGATTTTCACGCTGCGCGGGCAGGGCGACGCGGCGGCGCTGGTGGCGCGGCTGAAGCAGCGCGGCGTGGCGGCGAGCGCGGTGGGTCCGCACGCGGTGCGGTTTGTGTCGCACCGGAATGTGGACCGCGCGGCATGCGAGCAGGCGGCGCAGGTGGCGGTGGAGGAGATGGGGAAGGGGTAA
- a CDS encoding cupin domain-containing protein — protein MPTTQPSPVVPPDDLNRSHTLARPDSDRSLPHIGVAGGTYTITVPGEATAGRFSIIDMHIPPGGGPPPHRHDFEETFVLLTGEMEATFRGQKITVKAGETLHVPANAPHHFKNIAAQPLRMLCICSPAGQEKFFMEVGVAVESRTTAPPELEPAQRAAFLRKVQELSSMYRTELLPVS, from the coding sequence ATGCCAACCACCCAACCCTCTCCGGTTGTTCCGCCAGATGACCTCAACCGCAGTCATACTCTGGCACGACCTGACAGCGATCGGAGCCTTCCCCATATCGGCGTCGCAGGAGGAACGTACACCATCACCGTTCCCGGTGAGGCAACCGCCGGGCGATTCAGCATCATCGACATGCACATTCCTCCAGGCGGCGGTCCCCCACCCCATCGCCATGATTTTGAGGAGACTTTTGTTCTGCTCACCGGCGAAATGGAAGCCACCTTCCGCGGTCAGAAAATCACAGTCAAGGCCGGCGAAACGCTGCACGTTCCTGCGAATGCGCCCCATCACTTCAAAAACATCGCCGCGCAACCGCTGCGCATGCTCTGCATCTGTTCGCCGGCCGGGCAGGAGAAGTTCTTCATGGAAGTGGGAGTTGCGGTCGAGAGCCGCACCACCGCTCCTCCCGAGCTGGAACCAGCCCAACGGGCCGCATTTCTCCGCAAAGTTCAGGAGCTCTCTTCGATGTACCGGACAGAGCTTCTCCCGGTGTCATGA
- a CDS encoding SDR family oxidoreductase: MKVLVTGGTGNVGGAVVRELLTRGSQVRVLARKHPLAGKLPTQAEVAIGDLMDPVSLEAALEGVDKLFLLNAVVADELTQALIAYGIAKRKGVKHITYLSVFKAEQFKDVPHFASKLAIENALRESGVAYTILRPGYYIQNDGTLKGALTGAGIYPMPIGTEGICAVDVRDIAEAAAISLTGEGHEGQTYDLVGPSLINGPANAALWSTLLSKEIRYTGHNFDQWELQMRTMAPAWTAFDLRVMFQGYFERGFASTASEVERLTHLLGHAPRSYKSFAEETAAQWKD; encoded by the coding sequence ATGAAAGTACTCGTCACAGGTGGAACAGGAAATGTCGGCGGAGCGGTTGTCCGCGAGTTGTTGACGCGAGGATCCCAAGTGCGCGTGCTGGCCCGCAAGCACCCGCTGGCAGGCAAACTGCCCACGCAGGCAGAAGTGGCCATCGGCGATTTGATGGATCCCGTCTCACTCGAAGCGGCACTCGAAGGCGTAGACAAACTCTTCCTGCTGAACGCGGTGGTCGCCGATGAACTCACGCAAGCGCTGATTGCTTACGGAATCGCAAAGCGCAAAGGTGTCAAGCATATTACGTATCTGTCGGTGTTCAAGGCAGAGCAATTCAAGGATGTACCGCACTTCGCATCGAAGCTGGCGATCGAGAACGCGCTGCGTGAGTCAGGGGTTGCGTACACCATCCTCAGGCCCGGCTACTACATACAAAATGACGGCACTCTCAAGGGCGCGCTCACCGGCGCGGGCATCTACCCCATGCCCATCGGCACGGAGGGTATCTGCGCCGTGGACGTTCGCGACATTGCAGAGGCGGCTGCCATCTCCCTCACCGGCGAAGGCCACGAGGGCCAGACGTATGATCTGGTCGGCCCTTCACTCATCAACGGCCCGGCCAATGCCGCCCTGTGGAGCACGCTGCTCAGCAAGGAGATTCGATACACCGGGCACAATTTTGATCAGTGGGAGTTGCAAATGCGCACCATGGCTCCCGCATGGACCGCCTTTGATTTACGGGTCATGTTTCAGGGTTACTTTGAGCGCGGTTTTGCCTCGACTGCCAGCGAGGTGGAGCGCCTCACGCACCTCCTCGGCCACGCTCCGCGCAGTTATAAGAGCTTCGCAGAGGAGACGGCTGCACAATGGAAGGACTGA
- a CDS encoding LysR family transcriptional regulator: MNDVRTFAAAAEAGTLSAAAKELGVPPSTVSRSLSRLERSLGVSLVRRNSRGITLTDSGREYLQTCRRALRVLRDGAEVLESRREHPKGLLKIACPITMARDVLAPLMKAFMALYPDLRVEIEPYASGWDQEPRDDVDVFFKLRAPRDSLRRVKPYPGPLARFSPAASM, from the coding sequence TTGAATGATGTTCGCACCTTTGCGGCAGCGGCTGAGGCAGGCACCCTGAGCGCGGCGGCGAAAGAACTGGGCGTGCCGCCATCGACCGTGAGCCGGTCTTTGTCTCGGCTAGAAAGATCTTTGGGCGTTTCGCTGGTACGGCGCAACTCGCGGGGGATTACACTGACTGACTCCGGACGGGAGTATTTGCAGACCTGCCGCCGTGCGCTGCGAGTGCTACGGGATGGCGCAGAGGTGCTGGAAAGCCGGCGGGAGCACCCCAAAGGGCTCTTGAAGATTGCGTGCCCGATCACGATGGCGCGCGATGTGCTGGCTCCATTGATGAAAGCATTCATGGCGCTTTATCCCGATCTGCGCGTGGAAATTGAGCCCTATGCTTCGGGCTGGGATCAGGAGCCGCGCGACGATGTCGATGTGTTCTTCAAGCTGCGCGCGCCCAGGGATTCGCTACGGCGCGTGAAGCCTTATCCGGGGCCACTCGCGCGCTTTTCGCCAGCCGCGAGTATGTAG
- a CDS encoding right-handed parallel beta-helix repeat-containing protein gives MIKLHRLVTLPFIGFVLAAQICAAAPSGSSFYVSMGGSDFNAGTRAEPFKTVQHAADVAKPGDIINVRGGTYCQRLAITRSGNAKAGYITFRSAPGETAILDGGCFILQDGTTALISLHNVSYVKVEGLEVRNLKTSNPSSVPFGIRVYGHGSHIDLVRNNVHNIEQMYQGRKVVGSGANGFGIAVYGTDAASPITNLVIDGNEVHDLQTGSSESLVLNGNVTKFRVSRNEVYENNNIGIDVIGFERTALDPNVDRARDGVIEENLVYDISSRGNPAYGNEASSDGIYVDGGTHVIIQNNIVHNTDFGIEMASEHSGRDTSYIIARNNLVYYCHTAGISIGGYGPRRGGTDHVIITNNTLYRNNIWRTGTGEFYMQYHMRDNTFKNNIVYVGGAGRVMMSRSGRMEPGTPTVEIDHNVYYYAGGPGAAKWSYDGKAYSSFQSYTRAAGCDRHSLFANPRFVDPEAGKFSLRPGSLAVGYGAKISRSHL, from the coding sequence TTGATCAAGCTTCATCGGTTGGTGACATTGCCTTTTATTGGTTTCGTCCTGGCGGCTCAAATTTGCGCGGCCGCTCCCTCCGGCAGCAGCTTCTATGTGTCGATGGGTGGCAGTGACTTTAATGCTGGAACCAGAGCTGAGCCCTTCAAAACAGTGCAACATGCAGCAGATGTAGCAAAGCCTGGCGACATCATTAATGTTCGAGGTGGAACTTATTGCCAGCGTCTGGCGATTACACGGTCAGGCAATGCGAAAGCAGGCTACATTACCTTCCGGAGTGCACCGGGAGAAACGGCCATTCTGGATGGCGGATGCTTTATACTGCAAGACGGCACGACGGCTCTGATCTCTCTTCACAACGTTAGCTACGTCAAGGTCGAAGGCTTGGAGGTGAGAAATCTCAAGACTTCAAATCCATCGAGCGTTCCCTTCGGGATTCGAGTGTATGGTCATGGTTCGCACATTGATCTAGTGCGGAACAACGTTCATAACATTGAGCAGATGTATCAAGGGCGCAAGGTAGTTGGCAGTGGTGCCAACGGGTTCGGCATTGCTGTGTATGGCACGGACGCCGCATCTCCTATCACCAATCTGGTGATAGACGGAAACGAAGTTCACGATCTTCAGACTGGATCGAGTGAGTCGCTGGTTCTGAACGGCAATGTTACGAAATTTCGTGTCTCTCGCAACGAAGTATACGAGAACAACAACATCGGTATAGATGTCATAGGCTTTGAGCGGACAGCCTTAGACCCGAATGTTGATCGCGCGCGGGACGGTGTGATCGAAGAGAACCTGGTTTATGACATCAGTTCCAGAGGAAATCCTGCCTACGGCAATGAGGCATCTTCGGATGGAATTTATGTAGATGGTGGAACGCACGTCATCATACAAAACAATATCGTTCACAACACAGATTTTGGCATTGAGATGGCAAGCGAACATTCTGGGCGCGACACAAGTTATATTATCGCCCGTAATAACCTGGTTTATTACTGCCACACCGCTGGAATTTCAATAGGTGGATATGGGCCAAGGCGCGGCGGAACCGATCATGTGATTATCACAAATAATACACTCTATCGCAATAATATATGGCGCACCGGTACAGGTGAGTTCTATATGCAATATCACATGCGGGATAATACGTTTAAGAATAATATCGTCTATGTTGGGGGTGCTGGTCGAGTGATGATGAGTCGCTCGGGCCGCATGGAACCCGGCACGCCAACGGTGGAGATCGATCACAATGTGTATTACTACGCTGGCGGCCCTGGGGCGGCGAAGTGGTCTTATGATGGCAAGGCGTACTCTAGTTTTCAGAGCTACACTAGGGCCGCAGGGTGCGATCGCCACTCTCTCTTTGCCAATCCTCGATTTGTCGATCCCGAGGCCGGGAAGTTTTCTCTGAGGCCGGGTTCTTTAGCCGTTGGGTACGGAGCGAAGATAAGTAGGTCTCATCTGTAA
- a CDS encoding TonB-dependent receptor, translating into MKVYRIVVLVGIMLGIAFCPVLSFGQSINQGQIHGVITDTSGAVISGAKVTITDVGTNISQATRSNQKGTYVFPALRASNYRLTVSAPTFATVEKSGIVLAVNQQTTLDVTLTAAGNETSVTVQSIPVLLDTSSATLGTTISKKYLEQLPLPSQDVFGLAYLSAGVTETAGSGIRNSYPAGTNFVSNGQRNSTANIRLDGVLITSPEQGEGANSNTYYQALSEALQETNVANNSTSAEYGDGTVINEVMKSGTNHFHGSVFWYNQDGAYNARDFFNSGPKPSYSQNQDGFTLGGPIVKNKTFFFGDLQSMISSAPVNIVATVPTDAEINGDFSQAGTYDQNGNPVLNQIFDPFQIDPVTGMRPAYQNNTIPQNEIDPVGQAIMKLYPKPNTPGDGVTGANNYRSEAVSSFHALQLDLKIDQQFTPKSSLSVRYGSIFDKGSVPTVFGDSEFNDGSTYTDQIFNTGINYTYTPTANTLWISTIGLDRVAEPTSNNNFPAATSVGFPAALEQNGFKRMPGILMENSPWTSLFSQCCVDTKFAHTLLNYTSAFEWTVGQQTIKVGGEQHLFYNNFFQPNYPTGSFSFSQSQTAATPNDTNNGIQGNDFASLLVGWGDYGSTSVSQSVADKSKETAFYVEDDWRATPKLTLNLGFRYQWDTPYTERDNNSQFSDFSGDSGIAVAGYPGTLKGTTIFASSKNRRLPIDWSNVDPRFGFAYLVNSNLVIRGGAGIYSGYPIATNFQFPGAAYTSSPQVFFSKDNGMTQYATLENPFPGGIPPAQGQTYGKLALWGLPNANNLGTAAAKDADIYQWNLGVQQSLPWKIVIAINYSANRSTHLPWAGTDNRNFIPSAVRKGYTSDQLNGLVSNPFQSLFSGPGAIFNEPSSRYGDAQLPLLNLLRPYPQFDGTYSGNMLTEAASWYNALQVVFHRRAGRYLNFEGNYTWSKNMDNSSAGANSFIGTLASGYPQELDHLNKEWSVSANDATNRFVLAVIYQLPIGRGDLIGSQMNKILDAFVGGWQLTTLSTYQSGQPLNIYMGNPRLADGNQRPDVVCSNASLFKTGISYKDAAISGNPYLNESCFADPGDQQAGDAPRYFSRIRSDGIHDADVSLEKTYNLGKHRGQVEAHVDCFNCTNTPRFAPPDTGYQDGSFGTVSSTANGSSPRNLQLGLTYSF; encoded by the coding sequence ATGAAGGTGTATCGAATCGTGGTCCTGGTCGGAATCATGTTGGGCATCGCCTTTTGCCCCGTCCTGTCATTCGGTCAGTCGATCAATCAGGGGCAAATTCATGGGGTGATCACCGATACCTCTGGCGCGGTCATTTCGGGGGCGAAGGTGACCATTACTGATGTCGGAACCAACATCTCTCAAGCCACCCGATCGAATCAGAAAGGGACCTACGTGTTTCCGGCATTGCGCGCGTCGAATTACCGGCTCACGGTCTCGGCACCGACCTTTGCAACCGTAGAGAAGAGCGGCATCGTGCTTGCGGTCAACCAGCAGACCACGCTCGATGTCACGTTGACGGCGGCTGGCAACGAAACCAGTGTGACGGTGCAATCTATTCCAGTGCTGCTCGACACGAGTTCTGCGACGTTAGGCACTACCATTTCTAAAAAGTATCTTGAGCAGTTGCCGCTTCCCAGCCAGGACGTTTTTGGCTTGGCATATCTCTCCGCCGGGGTGACGGAGACAGCTGGTTCCGGTATCCGGAACTCCTATCCTGCAGGCACCAACTTCGTTTCCAACGGGCAGAGAAACTCGACGGCAAATATTCGTCTCGATGGTGTATTGATTACTTCGCCGGAGCAGGGCGAAGGAGCAAACTCCAACACCTACTACCAAGCCCTCTCGGAGGCCCTGCAAGAGACAAACGTTGCGAATAACAGCACCTCGGCAGAGTACGGAGATGGAACGGTCATCAACGAGGTGATGAAGTCGGGTACAAACCATTTTCATGGCAGCGTTTTCTGGTACAACCAGGACGGCGCATATAACGCACGAGACTTCTTCAACAGTGGCCCGAAGCCTTCCTACTCACAAAATCAGGATGGATTCACACTGGGCGGCCCCATCGTTAAGAACAAGACCTTCTTCTTCGGCGATCTGCAGTCGATGATTTCAAGCGCTCCAGTAAACATTGTCGCCACCGTTCCCACCGACGCGGAGATCAATGGCGACTTCTCTCAGGCCGGGACCTACGACCAAAACGGCAATCCGGTGCTGAACCAGATCTTCGATCCCTTTCAGATCGATCCCGTCACGGGCATGCGTCCGGCCTATCAGAACAATACAATTCCACAGAATGAGATCGACCCTGTAGGGCAGGCGATCATGAAGCTCTATCCCAAACCGAATACTCCGGGCGATGGGGTCACAGGGGCCAATAACTATCGAAGTGAGGCTGTGAGTTCATTTCACGCACTGCAGCTCGATCTGAAAATTGACCAGCAGTTCACGCCTAAATCGTCACTTTCAGTGCGCTACGGCAGCATCTTTGACAAGGGGTCAGTACCGACGGTATTCGGGGATAGTGAGTTCAATGATGGCAGCACGTATACCGATCAGATATTCAATACCGGCATCAATTACACCTACACGCCGACGGCAAACACGCTGTGGATTTCTACCATTGGCCTCGACCGGGTTGCGGAGCCGACCTCGAACAACAACTTTCCAGCGGCGACCAGCGTGGGGTTTCCAGCCGCACTCGAGCAGAACGGCTTCAAGAGAATGCCGGGCATTCTGATGGAGAACTCGCCGTGGACATCGCTCTTCAGCCAGTGCTGCGTGGATACAAAGTTTGCCCACACGCTGCTCAACTACACGTCTGCCTTTGAGTGGACAGTCGGGCAGCAGACCATCAAGGTGGGAGGAGAGCAGCACCTGTTCTATAACAACTTCTTCCAGCCAAACTATCCCACAGGCTCATTCAGCTTCTCGCAAAGTCAAACCGCCGCAACTCCGAACGATACCAATAACGGAATTCAAGGCAATGATTTCGCGAGCCTTCTAGTCGGCTGGGGAGACTATGGCAGCACGAGCGTTTCGCAGTCCGTTGCGGATAAGTCGAAAGAAACAGCCTTCTACGTGGAAGACGACTGGCGCGCGACTCCCAAATTGACTCTGAATCTCGGCTTCCGCTACCAGTGGGACACTCCTTACACTGAGCGGGACAATAACAGCCAGTTCAGCGATTTTAGCGGAGATAGCGGCATTGCTGTAGCAGGATATCCGGGCACGCTCAAGGGAACAACCATCTTCGCTTCTTCAAAGAATAGGCGGTTGCCAATTGACTGGAGCAATGTCGATCCAAGGTTCGGTTTTGCATACTTGGTCAATTCAAATCTGGTGATTCGTGGCGGCGCTGGGATCTATAGTGGTTATCCCATTGCAACTAACTTTCAGTTTCCGGGGGCGGCTTACACATCGAGTCCTCAAGTCTTCTTTTCAAAAGACAATGGAATGACTCAGTATGCGACCTTGGAGAACCCTTTCCCAGGTGGCATCCCTCCCGCCCAGGGGCAGACGTATGGCAAGCTGGCGCTGTGGGGCCTTCCCAACGCGAACAATCTTGGTACGGCGGCGGCAAAGGATGCTGATATCTACCAATGGAATCTGGGCGTTCAGCAATCCCTTCCCTGGAAGATTGTGATTGCCATCAACTACTCTGCAAATCGCAGCACCCACCTGCCTTGGGCCGGAACAGACAACCGGAACTTCATCCCTTCAGCCGTGCGTAAGGGGTACACCAGCGATCAATTGAATGGACTAGTCAGTAACCCCTTTCAGTCCTTATTCAGCGGCCCTGGAGCGATCTTCAATGAGCCGAGCTCTCGCTATGGCGACGCCCAGTTGCCACTTCTCAACCTGTTGCGGCCCTATCCGCAGTTTGATGGCACATATTCAGGCAACATGCTGACAGAGGCTGCATCCTGGTACAACGCGCTGCAGGTCGTCTTTCATAGGAGAGCCGGGCGTTACCTAAATTTCGAGGGAAACTATACCTGGTCAAAGAATATGGATAACTCATCGGCTGGTGCGAATTCCTTTATCGGAACGCTGGCCAGTGGCTACCCGCAAGAGTTAGACCATTTAAACAAAGAGTGGTCTGTGAGCGCCAACGATGCCACAAATCGATTCGTATTGGCGGTCATTTATCAGCTGCCAATCGGCCGAGGCGACCTCATTGGAAGCCAGATGAACAAGATTCTGGACGCTTTTGTGGGGGGCTGGCAACTGACGACGCTAAGTACCTACCAGAGTGGACAGCCATTAAATATTTACATGGGCAATCCACGGCTTGCGGACGGCAACCAGAGACCGGATGTCGTCTGCTCTAACGCAAGCCTGTTCAAGACTGGTATCAGCTATAAAGATGCCGCGATTTCAGGAAATCCTTATCTGAATGAGAGTTGCTTTGCCGATCCTGGCGATCAGCAGGCTGGCGATGCTCCAAGATACTTCTCGCGGATAAGGTCTGACGGCATTCATGACGCGGATGTATCGCTTGAGAAGACCTATAACCTTGGAAAGCACAGGGGGCAGGTAGAGGCTCATGTGGATTGCTTCAACTGTACGAACACGCCGCGCTTCGCTCCACCGGATACAGGCTATCAGGACGGCAGCTTTGGTACTGTGTCTTCTACTGCCAATGGCTCATCGCCGAGAAACCTGCAACTCGGTCTGACATATTCATTCTAA